From one Streptomyces sp. SCSIO 30461 genomic stretch:
- a CDS encoding lytic polysaccharide monooxygenase encodes MTPRRKATVVVALGIAPLAMTGLTASPAAAHGSMTDPVSRVAACYAENPESPDSDACKAAVAASGTQAFYDWNEVNISNAAGNHQDLIPDGELCSAGRDKYKGLDLPRADWPASNIVSGSHTFRYKATAPHKGSFELYITKDSYDPTQPLKWSDLEEKPFAQATDPELVDGDYVIDGTVPAKSGRHLIYSIWQRSDSPEAFYTCSDVVFDEDDGSSEPTASEPTASEPTASEPTASAPTDEQIEAGRGRSTVDHGGHGGPTPDHRHHKRPSGTPTTAALKSGNSPDAMSAGESLAETGGSGSTTRYVVGGAALLALGAAVIFGTVRRRAGH; translated from the coding sequence ATGACCCCTCGCCGCAAAGCGACCGTTGTCGTCGCCCTGGGTATCGCCCCGCTTGCGATGACCGGCCTGACCGCTTCGCCGGCTGCCGCACACGGATCCATGACGGACCCCGTGAGTCGCGTGGCCGCCTGTTACGCCGAGAACCCGGAGAGCCCGGACTCGGACGCGTGCAAGGCGGCGGTCGCCGCGAGCGGCACGCAGGCTTTCTACGACTGGAACGAGGTCAACATCTCCAACGCCGCGGGCAACCACCAGGATCTGATCCCCGACGGTGAGCTGTGCAGCGCGGGCCGGGACAAGTACAAGGGGCTGGACCTGCCGCGTGCCGACTGGCCGGCGTCGAATATCGTCTCGGGCAGCCACACCTTCCGCTACAAGGCGACCGCGCCGCACAAGGGCTCCTTCGAGCTGTACATCACCAAGGACAGCTACGACCCGACGCAGCCGCTGAAATGGTCGGACCTGGAGGAGAAGCCTTTCGCGCAGGCCACCGATCCGGAGCTGGTGGACGGCGACTACGTCATCGACGGGACGGTCCCGGCCAAGTCCGGGCGACATCTGATCTACTCGATATGGCAGCGCTCGGACTCACCGGAGGCCTTCTACACCTGCTCTGACGTGGTGTTCGACGAGGACGACGGAAGCTCCGAACCGACCGCCTCCGAACCGACCGCCTCCGAACCGACCGCCTCCGAACCGACCGCTTCGGCGCCGACCGACGAGCAGATCGAGGCGGGCAGAGGCAGGTCCACGGTGGACCACGGGGGCCATGGCGGTCCCACACCGGACCACCGCCATCACAAGCGGCCGTCCGGCACCCCCACCACCGCGGCGCTGAAGTCCGGCAACTCTCCGGACGCCATGAGCGCCGGTGAGAGCCTCGCTGAGACCGGCGGCAGCGGCTCGACGACCCGGTATGTCGTCGGCGGCGCAGCACTGCTCGCCCTCGGGGCCGCGGTGATCTTCGGTACGGTCCGCCGAAGGGCCGGTCACTGA
- a CDS encoding maleylpyruvate isomerase family mycothiol-dependent enzyme has translation MSTTIDYTAYEYGGVDVPERLKEISTAHDRLRAAAAEITEEGARESIHLPGWTRGHVLIHLADLSRAFARQARYAAEGRTIEVYDGGRPTRDRRIEELHGRPAEWLREQLEEGLTALDEAWDALGPDGWELPCSYRNSPLFATQLAWWRETELHTVDLTVGYGSDEWSTALSSHVVTFLQHRLPQGVVLNAEDTGEEWSTATEGASPVVVRGSLRALAAWICGRPHPSLPVADGDPATALPELNAWP, from the coding sequence ATGAGCACCACCATCGACTACACGGCGTACGAGTACGGCGGCGTCGACGTCCCAGAGCGGCTCAAGGAGATCAGCACCGCGCACGACCGGCTGCGCGCCGCCGCTGCGGAGATCACGGAGGAGGGCGCACGTGAGTCGATCCACCTGCCGGGCTGGACGCGCGGTCACGTCCTCATCCATCTCGCCGACCTGTCACGGGCGTTCGCCCGCCAGGCGCGGTACGCCGCCGAGGGCAGGACGATCGAGGTGTACGACGGCGGGCGGCCCACCCGCGACCGGCGAATCGAGGAGCTGCACGGCCGTCCGGCCGAGTGGCTGCGGGAGCAGCTCGAAGAGGGCCTGACCGCGCTCGATGAGGCGTGGGACGCGCTCGGCCCCGACGGCTGGGAGCTTCCCTGCTCCTACCGGAACTCGCCGCTGTTCGCGACCCAGCTGGCCTGGTGGCGGGAGACCGAGCTGCACACCGTCGACCTCACCGTCGGCTACGGCTCCGACGAGTGGAGCACCGCGCTCTCCTCGCATGTCGTCACCTTCCTCCAGCACCGGCTGCCGCAGGGCGTCGTGCTGAACGCGGAGGACACCGGCGAGGAGTGGTCCACCGCGACCGAGGGTGCGAGCCCGGTCGTGGTCCGCGGCTCGCTGCGCGCGCTGGCCGCCTGGATCTGCGGCCGACCGCACCCGTCCCTGCCCGTCGCGGACGGCGACCCGGCCACGGCGCTCCCCGAGCTGAACGCCTGGCCGTAG
- a CDS encoding transglycosylase family protein: MGKHRRVSKKFARFATFVSTAGTVAALPLMASTSASAASVETWDKVAECESGGDWSINTGNGYYGGLQFAQSSWEAAGGLEYAERADLATKDQQIAVAENLLAVQGPSAWACASAGDLTSDGPAPDINPSSTVGASEAPSSDTTDSADSHAPGDPGEESVPSSANPRPHTKARGEIRHGSAGWHRLSGADRPTVRDTEPINSGQRLRHG, translated from the coding sequence ATGGGTAAGCATCGTCGCGTATCGAAGAAGTTCGCCCGATTCGCCACCTTCGTCAGCACCGCCGGTACCGTGGCCGCCCTGCCGCTGATGGCGAGCACCTCAGCCTCTGCCGCTTCGGTCGAAACCTGGGACAAGGTCGCCGAATGCGAGTCAGGCGGCGACTGGTCGATCAACACCGGCAACGGATACTACGGCGGCCTGCAGTTCGCACAGTCCAGTTGGGAGGCCGCAGGCGGCCTGGAGTACGCGGAGCGCGCCGACCTTGCGACAAAGGACCAGCAGATCGCCGTCGCCGAGAATCTGCTCGCCGTTCAGGGTCCCAGCGCTTGGGCCTGTGCCTCGGCCGGTGACCTGACCTCGGACGGCCCAGCCCCTGACATCAACCCGAGCAGTACGGTGGGCGCCTCCGAAGCGCCGTCGTCCGACACCACGGATTCGGCGGACAGCCATGCCCCGGGGGACCCGGGGGAGGAGTCCGTCCCGTCCTCGGCCAACCCCCGGCCGCATACCAAGGCGCGCGGCGAGATCCGTCATGGCTCTGCCGGCTGGCACAGGCTGTCGGGGGCCGACAGGCCCACCGTCAGGGACACCGAACCGATCAACTCCGGACAGCGCTTGCGTCACGGCTGA
- a CDS encoding FAD-dependent monooxygenase — translation MNTSIPVLPSHTEVAVVGAGPTGLALAVTLASAGIDFVLVDKQAEGANTSRAAVVHARTLEVLDELGASRELISRGVRLTRFTVRDGARRLMTVPFDRLPTPHPYTLMVPQYETEAVLLDRLRALGGDVHRPFEVSRVTQDDTGATLTMTSGETLRAHYVVGADGMHSAVREASGIGFSGGSYAESFVLADVVMDWAPGPEEVSLTFGPAGLLVVAPLPGGRYRIVATADHAPENPDLPFVQRLLDERAPGQGAITGLVWSSRFRLQHRVADHYRAGRLFLAGDAAHVHSPAGGQGMNTGIQDGYALGRAFASDTLDGYEAQRRPVAERVVAFADRMTRIATTRNTTARRLRNVALRLLGHTGFRTKLATELAELDYR, via the coding sequence ATGAACACAAGCATTCCCGTACTGCCCTCCCACACCGAGGTCGCCGTGGTCGGTGCCGGTCCCACCGGCCTGGCGCTCGCCGTCACCCTGGCGTCGGCCGGTATCGACTTCGTTCTCGTGGACAAGCAGGCCGAGGGTGCCAACACCTCCCGTGCGGCCGTGGTGCACGCCCGCACCCTGGAGGTGCTCGACGAGCTCGGCGCGTCCCGCGAACTGATCAGCCGCGGAGTCAGGCTCACCCGCTTCACCGTCCGCGACGGTGCCCGACGGCTGATGACCGTTCCCTTCGACCGGCTGCCCACACCCCACCCGTACACGCTGATGGTTCCGCAGTACGAGACCGAGGCCGTGCTGCTGGACCGGCTGCGTGCCCTGGGGGGCGACGTTCACCGCCCCTTCGAGGTCTCCCGCGTCACCCAGGACGACACCGGTGCGACGCTCACCATGACCAGCGGCGAAACCCTCCGCGCCCATTACGTGGTCGGCGCGGACGGCATGCACAGCGCCGTACGCGAAGCCTCCGGCATCGGCTTCTCCGGCGGCTCCTACGCCGAGTCGTTCGTGCTGGCCGATGTGGTGATGGACTGGGCGCCGGGCCCTGAGGAGGTCTCCCTCACCTTCGGCCCCGCCGGTCTGCTGGTCGTCGCACCGCTGCCCGGTGGCCGCTACCGCATCGTCGCCACCGCCGATCACGCACCGGAGAACCCCGACCTTCCCTTCGTCCAGCGGCTGCTGGACGAACGCGCCCCCGGTCAGGGCGCCATCACCGGCCTTGTCTGGTCCTCCCGTTTCCGGCTGCAGCACCGGGTCGCCGACCACTACCGGGCCGGGCGACTCTTCCTCGCGGGCGATGCCGCCCATGTGCACAGCCCCGCAGGCGGCCAGGGCATGAACACCGGCATCCAGGACGGCTACGCGCTCGGTCGCGCCTTCGCCAGCGACACCCTCGACGGTTATGAGGCCCAGCGGCGTCCGGTCGCCGAACGGGTGGTCGCCTTCGCCGACCGGATGACCCGCATCGCCACCACTCGCAACACCACCGCACGCCGCCTGCGCAACGTCGCGCTGCGGCTGCTCGGCCACACCGGATTCCGCACGAAGCTCGCCACCGAACTCGCCGAACTCGACTACCGCTGA
- a CDS encoding TetR family transcriptional regulator has protein sequence MGNVSKAAERRQRILRAAGVVFSEHGYAGASMAQIAAAAGASKETLYSYFGDKLGLLREALTSLVQAPDRAATPALSAQPASPEEFESLLGDIAQALVADLMQPAYLALARVVVAETPRTPGLADQFKAAVADRAIGEVAAVLNAGRERGLVDPDIDTEPAARALIGSLLTYVLLDGLLRHPSAIQPPTADAIRAQVALFHRAVRAPHHPDRETS, from the coding sequence ATGGGTAACGTCAGCAAGGCCGCCGAGCGGCGTCAGCGAATCCTGCGGGCAGCCGGGGTCGTCTTCAGCGAACATGGATACGCAGGGGCGTCGATGGCGCAGATCGCCGCAGCCGCCGGGGCGTCGAAGGAGACGCTGTACAGCTATTTCGGCGACAAGCTCGGCTTGCTGCGCGAGGCCCTGACCTCGCTCGTCCAAGCCCCGGACCGCGCAGCCACCCCCGCGCTGTCGGCGCAACCGGCGTCTCCCGAAGAGTTCGAGTCATTGCTGGGCGACATCGCGCAGGCCCTGGTGGCGGACCTCATGCAGCCGGCCTACCTCGCGCTCGCCCGGGTCGTCGTCGCCGAGACACCGCGTACCCCCGGCCTGGCGGACCAGTTCAAGGCCGCCGTGGCGGACCGTGCCATCGGCGAGGTGGCGGCGGTCCTGAACGCGGGCAGGGAGCGGGGTCTCGTCGACCCCGACATCGACACGGAGCCGGCCGCGCGAGCCCTGATCGGATCCTTGCTCACCTACGTCCTGCTCGACGGACTGCTGCGCCACCCGTCAGCGATCCAGCCACCCACCGCTGACGCCATTCGGGCACAAGTGGCCCTCTTCCACCGCGCAGTCCGCGCACCCCACCACCCGGACCGGGAGACCTCATGA
- a CDS encoding ATP-binding cassette domain-containing protein, producing the protein MTGQGSASVATPTATEKEAVPPGAAGAAPLRSAPPSTRRSTGRGALRRVLGRAVPFLAPRRRVLLGLAGWSLLESGQTFLGGYGVAKALDSGFLAERPGVGIGWLAVAAVAIVAGGVATDRMFHRLAELVEPLRDGLVRRVVTGALSGLASGAGDRRAVSRLTHQTEAARDGFAGLVLVLRSFVFTAAGALLGMLALAPALLLVVLPPLAVGLVLFTAALGPMAARQREFLHTDEQLAQRFAEIVPGLRDVVACGAEARTADAADELIDAQTRAARSLARWAAVRTLALALSAQLPIVLLLAAAPWLLRQGVTAGALLGALTYLTQALLPALHTLMTGLGAAGTRLLVILDHLTGSRSAPDGHPSAEPDDMDGERVPARAPRVELRSVSFAYGPGARPVVDALDLVVEPGEHLAVVGPSGIGKSTLFALMAGLLVPDSGEVRVAGSPVRRRPGRYTAAHTRVLIPQEAYVFTGSLRENLLYLCPDGGPGTAAVESAAAAIGLAPVVHRLGGLDAPVDPGALSQGERQLIALTRAYLSPARLVLLDEATCHLDPGAEANAEQAFAARPGTLIVIAHRLTSARRASRVLVLDGVHAVSGSHEDLLARSELYRDLVGHWEGETGPEAGGDAGTGLGAGRATDD; encoded by the coding sequence ATGACGGGGCAGGGGAGTGCATCGGTGGCGACGCCGACGGCGACCGAGAAGGAGGCCGTCCCGCCGGGAGCCGCCGGGGCGGCACCGCTGCGAAGCGCCCCGCCCAGCACCCGCCGCAGCACCGGGAGGGGAGCGCTGCGGCGGGTGCTGGGCAGGGCGGTTCCGTTCCTCGCGCCGCGCCGGCGGGTGCTCCTGGGCCTCGCCGGCTGGTCGCTGCTGGAGTCGGGACAGACCTTCCTGGGCGGATACGGCGTTGCCAAGGCACTGGACAGCGGGTTCCTCGCCGAGCGGCCGGGCGTGGGCATCGGCTGGCTGGCGGTCGCCGCCGTGGCGATCGTCGCGGGTGGGGTGGCCACGGACCGGATGTTCCACAGGCTGGCCGAGCTGGTGGAACCGCTGCGGGACGGGCTGGTGCGCCGGGTCGTCACCGGTGCGCTGAGTGGCCTCGCGTCCGGGGCCGGTGACCGCAGGGCGGTGTCCCGGCTGACGCACCAGACGGAGGCGGCCCGGGACGGGTTCGCCGGGCTGGTGCTGGTCCTGCGGTCGTTCGTGTTCACCGCCGCGGGCGCGCTGCTCGGCATGCTGGCGCTCGCCCCCGCGCTGCTGCTGGTGGTGCTGCCACCGCTGGCCGTCGGCCTGGTGCTGTTCACCGCCGCGCTCGGCCCGATGGCCGCGCGGCAGCGGGAGTTCCTGCACACCGATGAGCAACTCGCCCAGCGCTTCGCCGAGATCGTGCCGGGTCTGCGGGACGTGGTCGCCTGCGGTGCGGAGGCGCGAACGGCCGATGCGGCGGATGAGCTGATCGACGCCCAGACGCGGGCCGCGCGTTCGCTGGCGCGCTGGGCCGCCGTCCGCACGCTCGCGCTCGCGCTGTCCGCGCAGCTGCCGATCGTGCTGCTGCTGGCCGCCGCCCCCTGGCTGCTCCGCCAGGGAGTCACCGCCGGGGCGTTGCTGGGGGCGCTCACCTATCTGACGCAGGCGCTGCTGCCCGCCCTGCACACGCTGATGACCGGTCTGGGGGCGGCCGGCACCCGGCTGCTGGTGATCCTGGACCACCTCACGGGCAGCCGCAGCGCGCCCGACGGCCACCCGTCAGCCGAGCCGGACGACATGGACGGGGAACGGGTGCCGGCGCGCGCTCCGCGTGTGGAACTGCGGTCGGTCTCGTTCGCGTACGGTCCGGGCGCGCGGCCCGTCGTGGATGCGCTGGATCTCGTCGTGGAGCCCGGTGAGCACCTGGCCGTTGTCGGGCCCAGCGGTATCGGCAAGTCCACACTGTTCGCGCTGATGGCCGGACTGCTGGTGCCGGACAGCGGAGAGGTGAGGGTGGCCGGGTCGCCGGTGCGACGGCGACCCGGCCGGTACACGGCGGCGCACACGCGGGTCCTGATACCGCAGGAGGCCTATGTGTTCACGGGCAGCCTGCGCGAGAACCTGCTGTATCTGTGCCCGGACGGGGGCCCCGGGACCGCGGCCGTGGAGTCCGCCGCGGCGGCGATCGGCCTCGCACCCGTGGTGCACCGGCTCGGTGGCCTTGACGCGCCCGTCGACCCGGGCGCCCTGTCGCAGGGGGAGCGGCAGCTCATCGCACTGACCCGGGCGTATTTGTCGCCCGCCCGGCTGGTGCTGCTCGACGAGGCGACCTGCCACCTGGACCCGGGCGCCGAGGCCAACGCCGAACAGGCCTTCGCCGCACGCCCCGGGACCCTGATCGTGATCGCCCACCGCCTCACCTCCGCGCGCAGGGCTTCCCGCGTTCTGGTCCTGGACGGCGTACACGCCGTGTCGGGCTCCCATGAGGACCTGCTGGCCCGTTCCGAGCTGTATCGGGACCTCGTGGGCCACTGGGAGGGCGAGACCGGCCCCGAAGCCGGGGGCGACGCCGGGACGGGCCTCGGGGCCGGGCGGGCCACGGACGACTGA
- a CDS encoding FAD-dependent oxidoreductase yields MRLSVDNSRCHIYGICQQEAPEVFRISQSGSLHYSRNVPAESSARARQAARCCPMQAIEISGAAKDKPRPPHGTGGGATRASRRRIVVAGGGLAGLSAATRLRERGFDGELVIVGEERRKPYSRPPLSKQYLSGSLQTEQLAFTADEAVDAQWLLDTPLVSLDVHGRSVRLRGGERLPFDGLVLATGVDAKRLPEVPLFSDRIRTIRTLEDAAVVQRAMQVARARRVVVVGGGFIGCELACTARRLGMDVTLVVHSAPLLRRVLGPRVGQVVGAIQERAGVELRLGTGIDEWRDEGDGLSLRLDSGEILECDFVVLGLGSVPRTEWLRDSGLEVSDGVLCSPTCHAVDVQGGTVPWIVAAGDVARWPNALFDTMPRRVEHLIHAVEMGQHAADSLLLGPGSAGWFTPVPRFWSEQHDVRIQAVGMPALGDDVTVVEGSLRKERFVTRYTRATPRGHQIVGAVAFDMPLELLRHRDSIGRILAQRTPARAGRS; encoded by the coding sequence GTGCGGCTCAGTGTCGACAACAGCCGCTGCCACATCTACGGCATCTGCCAGCAAGAGGCCCCCGAAGTCTTCCGCATCTCGCAGAGCGGCTCGCTGCACTACTCGCGAAACGTGCCCGCAGAGTCCTCGGCGAGGGCCAGGCAGGCGGCACGCTGCTGCCCGATGCAGGCCATCGAGATCAGCGGGGCCGCCAAAGACAAGCCGCGGCCGCCGCACGGTACGGGCGGCGGCGCCACCCGCGCGAGTCGGCGGCGCATCGTCGTGGCGGGGGGTGGTCTCGCCGGCCTCAGCGCAGCGACCCGGCTGCGTGAGCGCGGCTTCGACGGGGAACTGGTGATCGTGGGCGAGGAGCGCCGAAAGCCCTACAGCAGGCCTCCGCTCTCCAAGCAGTACCTCTCCGGCAGCCTCCAGACGGAGCAGTTGGCCTTTACTGCTGATGAGGCCGTCGATGCGCAGTGGCTGCTGGACACCCCGCTGGTGAGCCTGGATGTGCACGGCAGGTCGGTTCGGCTCAGGGGCGGCGAGCGCCTGCCGTTCGACGGGCTGGTGCTGGCCACGGGGGTGGACGCCAAGCGGCTACCCGAAGTGCCGCTGTTCAGCGATCGCATACGGACCATTCGGACCCTCGAGGACGCCGCGGTGGTGCAGCGTGCCATGCAGGTGGCGAGAGCCCGCCGGGTCGTCGTCGTGGGCGGCGGGTTCATCGGTTGCGAGCTGGCCTGCACCGCCCGTCGGCTGGGGATGGACGTCACCCTCGTGGTGCACAGTGCCCCGCTGCTCCGCCGTGTGCTGGGGCCACGTGTCGGACAGGTCGTCGGCGCGATCCAGGAGCGTGCTGGAGTCGAACTGAGGCTCGGCACGGGCATCGACGAGTGGCGGGACGAAGGGGACGGGCTGTCGCTGAGGCTGGACTCGGGGGAGATCCTCGAGTGCGACTTCGTCGTTCTCGGCCTTGGCAGCGTGCCGCGCACCGAGTGGCTGCGCGACAGCGGACTGGAGGTGTCCGACGGGGTGCTCTGCAGTCCGACCTGCCACGCGGTGGACGTACAAGGGGGCACGGTGCCGTGGATCGTCGCCGCCGGGGATGTGGCCCGGTGGCCCAACGCACTCTTCGACACCATGCCCCGTCGCGTCGAGCACCTCATCCACGCAGTCGAGATGGGGCAGCACGCCGCCGACTCGCTCCTGCTCGGTCCCGGCAGCGCGGGCTGGTTCACCCCCGTACCGCGTTTCTGGTCGGAGCAGCACGACGTCCGGATCCAGGCCGTGGGCATGCCCGCGCTGGGAGACGACGTCACCGTGGTCGAAGGCTCGCTGCGCAAGGAGCGGTTCGTGACCCGCTACACCCGGGCAACCCCGCGCGGGCACCAGATCGTGGGCGCGGTTGCGTTCGACATGCCGCTGGAACTGCTGCGGCACAGGGACTCGATCGGCCGTATCCTCGCCCAGCGGACCCCAGCAAGGGCCGGGAGGTCCTGA
- a CDS encoding ferric reductase-like transmembrane domain-containing protein, whose product MPRNSPPYGMWSAVRPAAVLAALLLILAVVLVYSPDASAAPFADPIPGSPLDARQKGFPYDVGVHEIARLAALVAYGLMVAAVVFGVVLRLRFMQHRVNRATIHGAHMTLGLSALIFAVVHGMTFLYQPVWGMGPTELIVPFAGGLQRIPVGLGILGTELCIAVGCSVLLQRRLGYHRWLRFHQLAYAAFLLIWLHIFLVHPEPRRPGLVAATVAGGAAACLLAFLIRVFPSRSRLREPTTTITPEVMP is encoded by the coding sequence ATGCCCCGTAACTCACCCCCCTACGGCATGTGGAGCGCGGTTCGGCCGGCTGCCGTACTCGCCGCATTGTTGTTGATCCTGGCAGTGGTCCTCGTGTACTCGCCGGATGCGTCGGCAGCGCCGTTCGCCGACCCGATCCCCGGCTCCCCTCTCGACGCCCGTCAGAAGGGGTTTCCGTATGACGTCGGCGTCCACGAGATCGCCCGGTTGGCGGCGCTCGTCGCCTACGGGCTGATGGTGGCCGCCGTGGTGTTCGGCGTGGTGTTGCGGCTGAGGTTCATGCAGCACCGGGTCAATCGGGCCACGATCCACGGGGCGCATATGACGCTGGGTCTGTCCGCACTGATCTTTGCAGTCGTGCACGGAATGACCTTCCTCTACCAGCCCGTCTGGGGCATGGGTCCGACAGAACTCATCGTGCCGTTCGCCGGAGGGCTCCAGAGGATCCCCGTGGGGCTCGGAATCCTGGGGACCGAACTGTGCATCGCGGTCGGCTGCTCTGTGTTGCTGCAGCGCAGGCTCGGCTACCACCGCTGGCTCAGGTTCCACCAGCTCGCCTACGCCGCATTCCTGCTGATATGGCTTCATATCTTCCTGGTGCACCCGGAGCCGCGCCGGCCAGGTCTCGTCGCGGCCACGGTCGCAGGCGGTGCGGCCGCCTGCCTGCTGGCGTTCCTGATCAGGGTCTTCCCGTCGCGCTCCCGATTGCGCGAGCCCACCACCACCATCACTCCGGAGGTTATGCCGTGA
- a CDS encoding TetR family transcriptional regulator, with amino-acid sequence MMQDAEKNAPPRRSDHTRAAILNAARHRFATQGFERTTIRAVAADAEIDPSMVMRYYGSKAQLFDAALAIDLRLPDLTAVPADDLARTLVRHFLHRWEDDPTGDALLLLLRSAVTNDQAATRMHEIFAAQISPALTAALGPERTAARAGLISAQLLGLGLTRYLLRLPAVTVLTAEQIIDTLAPAIQATLEQR; translated from the coding sequence ATGATGCAGGACGCTGAGAAGAACGCACCGCCCAGGCGCTCCGACCACACCCGGGCCGCCATCCTGAACGCCGCGCGCCACCGCTTCGCCACCCAGGGCTTCGAACGCACCACCATCCGCGCCGTGGCAGCAGACGCCGAGATCGACCCTTCGATGGTCATGCGCTACTACGGGAGCAAGGCGCAGCTCTTCGACGCCGCCCTCGCCATCGACCTGCGCCTGCCCGACCTCACCGCCGTTCCCGCGGACGACCTGGCCCGCACCCTGGTCCGGCACTTCCTCCACCGCTGGGAGGACGACCCCACCGGCGATGCCCTGCTGCTGTTGCTGCGCTCCGCCGTCACCAACGACCAGGCCGCAACCCGGATGCACGAGATCTTCGCCGCGCAGATCTCCCCCGCCCTGACCGCGGCCCTCGGCCCCGAACGCACCGCCGCCCGCGCCGGCCTGATCTCCGCCCAGCTCCTCGGTCTCGGCCTCACCCGATACCTGCTGCGCCTGCCTGCCGTGACCGTCCTCACCGCGGAACAGATCATCGACACCCTCGCGCCCGCCATCCAGGCCACCCTGGAGCAACGCTGA
- a CDS encoding response regulator transcription factor: MRSALTALLGREGDFEVIPSTWRSAAVQAQSLRPHVCIVDVDCPGSTMLGTVAGLARRITGMGAALLVLATGSRPGLLRRAFDAGALGYVSKDGGPQRLLEGIRRVAAGERFIDESLAFGFLQAAEMPLTPRELSVLRLAAEGSTVAEIARSLHLSGGTVRNYMSAITRKTGARNRVDAIRISQHAGWV, from the coding sequence ATGCGGTCGGCACTGACCGCCCTGCTGGGGAGGGAGGGCGACTTCGAGGTCATACCCTCCACCTGGCGCTCCGCGGCCGTACAGGCGCAGTCGCTGCGGCCCCACGTCTGCATCGTGGACGTCGACTGCCCGGGATCGACCATGCTCGGCACGGTGGCCGGACTCGCCCGGCGCATCACCGGGATGGGCGCCGCCCTGCTGGTGCTCGCGACGGGCTCCCGGCCCGGTCTGCTGCGGCGCGCCTTCGACGCGGGCGCACTGGGGTACGTCAGCAAGGACGGTGGCCCCCAGCGACTACTCGAAGGAATCCGGCGTGTCGCTGCGGGGGAACGTTTCATCGACGAGTCACTCGCCTTCGGGTTCCTGCAGGCGGCCGAGATGCCGCTGACCCCGCGCGAGTTGAGCGTGCTGCGGCTGGCCGCCGAGGGCTCGACCGTCGCCGAGATCGCACGCAGCCTGCATCTCTCAGGGGGAACCGTCCGCAACTACATGTCCGCGATCACCCGTAAGACAGGGGCCCGGAACCGCGTGGACGCGATTCGGATCTCGCAGCACGCGGGCTGGGTCTGA